The Cucumis melo cultivar AY chromosome 5, USDA_Cmelo_AY_1.0, whole genome shotgun sequence genome has a segment encoding these proteins:
- the LOC103494963 gene encoding TMV resistance protein N-like isoform X1 produces the protein MGSSVVRVGSSFSDPNCNYDYDVFFSFRGEDTRSNFISHLHMALRLKEVNVFIDDKLKRGEQISESLLKSIERSRLSLVIFSKDYASSTWCLDELVKIIECKKSKGQAVLPVFYKVDPSEVRKQTDWFGEALAKHEANKLLTNKIQPWKEALTFAAGLSGWDLANSKDEAELIQEIVKRVLSIVNPMQLLHVAKHPVGVNSRLRKIEELVSHIGFEGVNMVGMYGIGGIGKTTLAKALYNKIATQFEGSCFLLDVRREASKHGLIQLQKTLLNEILKEDLKVVNCDKGINIIRSRLCSKKVLIVLDDVDHRDQLEALVGERDWFCQGSKIIVTTRNKHLLSSHGFDEIHNILGLNEDKAIELFSWHAFKKNHPSSNYFDLSERVTSYCKGHPLALVVLGSFLCNRDQVEWCSILDEFENSLNKDIKDILQLSFDGLEDKVKDIFLDISCLLVGEKVEYVKDTLSACHVNLDFGIIVLMDLSLITIENDQVQMHDLIKQMGHKIVCGESLELGKRSRLWLEKDVLEVFSSNSGTSAIKAIKLEFHNPTRLIVDPQAFRNLKNLRLLIVRNARFCAKIKYLPESLKWIEWHGFSQPSLPSHFIVKNLVGLDLQHSFIKDFGNRLKVGEWLKHVNLSYSTSLKKIPDFSAASNLEKLYLRDCTNLRTIHRSIFCLVKLTLLCLSGCCMIKKLPTSCFKLWSLKHLDLSGCTKLEKIPDFSSALNLEILHLSRCTNLRTIHNSVFSLHKLISLYLDFCSTLKTLPTSCFMLTSLNTLTLYSCQKLEEVPDLSSASNLNSLNVEKCTNLRGIHESIGSLDRLQTLVSRKCTNLVKLPSILRLKSLKHLDLSWCSKLESFPIIDENMKSLRFLDLSFTAIKDLPSSIGYLTELPRLNLGNCTSLISLPKTISLLMSLLDLELRNCRSLQEIPNLPQNIQNLDAYGCELLTKSPDNIVDIISQKQDLTLGEISREFLLMGVEIPKWFSYKTTSNLVSASFRHYSDMERTLAACVSFKVNGDSSRRISCNIFICNRFHCSFSRPFLPSKSEYMWLVTTSLAWGSLDAQDWNKVVVLFEVDDEVNLSIRSYGVHVTEEFNGTQTDVKWPVVNYGDFYQPEKLQNLDIEDILVKRLFDELSYLSNCKAVLHAGSYDPIVITDSNIQPMIFPLHVTYSGYTVISGMEGMGKTALANSLRNKFKRKDNSNWGQCLNDSSRFYLLQGRKSRIFSGYANPSKRRISSKRYYYITFVNLDVIEAQNVNAWFTAQRWIICCSPLESLRRCSHFVITSVDPSLWHTCGVDDVLSSTFQKKFSERRAYIFGIHLPDNFLM, from the exons ATGGGTTCTTCTGTTGTTCGAGTTGGATCATCTTTTTCTGATCCTAACTGCAATTATGATTATGATGTGTTTTTTAGTTTTAGAGGAGAGGATACTCGCTCCAATTTCATCAGTCATCTTCATATGGCCTTGCGTCTAAAAGAAGTCAATGTTTTCATAGACGACAAACTCAAAAGGGGTGAGCAAATTTCTGAGTCTCTTCTTAAATCTATAGAGCGATCTAGACTTTCCCTCGTTATTTTCTCAAAAGATTATGCATCTTCAACTTGGTGTTTGGATGAACTGGTGAAAATAATTGAGTGTAAGAAATCCAAAGGACAAGCAGTTTTGCCGGTGTTCTACAAGGTGGATCCGTCTGAAGTTCGAAAACAAACCGATTGGTTTGGGGAAGCATTGGCCAAACATGAAGCTAATAAGTTATTGACCAACAAGATTCAACCATGGAAGGAAGCTTTGACTTTTGCTGCTGGTTTGTCTGGTTGGGATCTAGCAAatag CAAGGATGAGGCTGAACTTATCCAAGAAATTGTTAAACGAGTATTGTCTATAGTAAATCCAATGCAATTACTACATGTAGCCAAACATCCAGTTGGAGTTAATTCTCGACTAAGGAAAATTGAGGAGTTGGTCTCTCATATTGGGTTCGAGGGTGTTAACATGGTGGGGATGTATGGCATTGGAGGCATTGGTAAGACCACTTTGGCTAAGGCTTTGTACAATAAAATTGCTACCCAATTTGAAGGATCCTGCTTTCTACTAGATGTTAGACGAGAAGCTTCAAAGCATGGGCTCATTCAACTACAGAAAACCTTACTCAATGAGATCTTAAAGGAGGATTTGAAGGTTGTCAATTGTGATAAAGGAATTAACATCATAAGGAGTAGACTGTGTTCAAAGAAAGTTCTTATAGTTCTTGACGATGTGGATCATCGTGATCAATTAGAAGCATTGGTTGGTGAGCGCGATTGGTTTTGTCAAGGTAGTAAAATCATTGTGACGACAAGGAATAAACATTTACTTTCTAGTCATGGTTTTGATGAAATACACAATATTCTAGGATTGAATGAAGACAAAGCTATTGAGCTTTTTAGTTggcatgctttcaagaaaaatCATCCATCAAGTAATTATTTCGACCTTTCAGAACGTGTTACAAGTTATTGTAAAGGTCATCCTTTGGCTCTCGTTGTTTTGGGTTCTTTCCTTTGTAACAGAGATCAAGTAGAATGGTGTAGTATTTTAGATGAATTTGAAAACTCTTTGAACAAAGATATCAAAGATATTCTTCAATTAAGTTTTGATGGGCTCGAAGACAAAGTAAAGGATATCTTTCTTGATATTTCTTGTTTACTTGTGGGAGAGAAAGTTGAGTACGTTAAGGATACGTTGAGTGCATGCCATGTAAATCTAGATTTTGGAATTATAGTACTCATGGATCTTTCACTTATTACGATTGAAAATGACCAAGTGCAAATGCATGATTTAATAAAACAGATGGGTCATAAAATAGTTTGTGGTGAATCTCTTGAGCTTGGAAAAAGGAGTAGATTATGGTTGGAGAAAGACGTTTTGGAGGTGTTTAGTAGCAATTCA GGAACAAGTGCAATTAAAGCCATAAAATTGGAGTTCCATAATCCCACAAGGCTAATTGTAGATCCACAAGCTTTTAGAAACCTGAAAAATTTGAGATTGCTTATCGTTCGAAATGCAAGATTTTGTGCAAAGATAAAGTACCTTCCCGAAAGCTTAAAGTGGATTGAGTGGCATGGATTTTCTCAACCATCTTTGCCTTCGCACTTCATTGTGAAAAATCTTGTTGGACTAGATTTGCAACATAGCTTCATCAAAGACTTTGGGAACAGACTTAAG GTTGGTGAATGGTTGAAGCATGTTAATCTTAGCTATTCTACGTCATTGAAGAAAATTCCCGATTTCTCTGCGGCATCGAACCTTGAAAAATTGTACTTAAGGGATTGCACAAATTTAAGAACAATTCATAGGTCCATTTTTTGTCTTGTGAAGCTTACTCTCCTGTGCCTTAGTGGTTGCTGTATGATTAAAAAACTTCCGACAAGTTGTTTCAAGTTATGGTCTCTTAAACATTTGGATCTCTCTGGTTGCACAAAACTTGAGAAAATTCCAGACTTTTCCTCTGCATTAAACCTCGAAATTTTGCATCTCAGTCGATGCACAAATTTGAGAACAATACATAACTCTGTTTTTTCTCTTCATAAGCTCATTTCCCTATATCTTGACTTTTGTTCCACTCTTAAAACGCTTCCAACAAGCTGCTTCATGTTAACGTCTCTCAACACTTTGACTCTTTATTCCTGTCAAAAACTTGAGGAAGTTCCAGACTTGTCCTCCGCATCAAACCTTAACAGTTTGAATGTCGAAAAATGCACAAATTTAAGAGGGATTCATGAGTCTATTGGATCATTGGATAGGCTTCAAACTTTGGTCTCTAGGAAATGCACTAACCTTGTAAAGCTTCCAAGCATCCTCCGGTTAAAGTCTCTGAAGCATTTAGATCTTTCCTGGTGTAGTAAGCTTGAAAGTTTCCCAATAATTGATGAAAACATGAAATCTTTAAGGTTTCTGGATTTGAGTTTTACTGCAATAAAAGATTTACCTTCATCAATTGGATATCTTACCGAGCTCCCTCGATTAAACCTTGGCAATTGCACAAGCCTCATCTCCCTTCCCAAAACAATTTCTTTGTTAATGTCCTTGTTGGATCTTGAATTAAGGAATTGCAGGTCTCTTCAAGAAATTCCAAACCTTCCTCAAAATATACAGAATTTGGATGCCTATGGCTGTGAATTGTTGACTAAAAGTCCAGATAACATTGTGGATATAATATCACAAAAACAG GACCTCACATTGGGTGAGATTTCAAGAGAGTTCTTATTAATGGGCGTTGAGATTCCAAAATGGTTCAGCTATAAGACTACATCAAATTTGGTGAGTGCTAGCTTTCGTCACTATTCAGACATGGAAAGAACTTTGGCTGCATGTGTTAGTTTCAAAGTGAATGGAGATTCATCTAGAAGAATTTCATGCAATATATTCATCTGCAATAGATTCCACTGTTCATTTTCAAGACCATTTCTTCCATCAAAATCAGAGTACATGTGGTTAGTAACAACTTCTCTGGCATGGGGCTCCTTGGATGCGCAGGATTGGAATAAAGTTGTGGTTCTGTTTGAAGTTGATGATGAGGTTAATCTGAGTATAAGAAGCTATGGTGTCCATGTCACTGAAGAGTTCAATGGGACACAAACAGATGTCAAGTGGCCAGTGGTAAATTATGGTGATTTTTATCAACCGGAGAAATTGCAAAATCT GGATATTGAGGATATTCTTGTCAAACGTTTATTTGATGAACTCTCCTACTTGTCAAATTGCAAAGCAGTGTTGCATGCAGGAAGTTATGATCCAATAGTAATAACCGATTCCAACATACAACCTATGATTTTCCCATTGCATGTAACATATAGTGGTTATACAGTGATAAGCGGAATGGAAGGCATGGGAAAAACTGCACTCGCAAATTCTCTacgcaacaaatttaaaaggaAAGATAACAGCAATTGGGGACAATGTTTAAATGATTCTTCAAGATTTTACTTGCTCCAAGGAAGAAAATCCCGTATATTTTCAGGATATGCGAACCCCAGTAAGCGACGAATATCCTCCAAAAGGTATTATTACATAACCTTTGTAAATTTGGATGTTATAGAAGCTCAAAATGTAAATGCATGGTTTACGGCACAACGTTGGATTATATGTTGTTCTCCCCTTGAAAGTTTACGAAGATGTAGCCATTTTGTTATTACAAGTGTTGACCCATCCTTATGGCACACCTGTGGGGTTGATGACGTCCTCAGCTCAACGTTTCAAAAAAAATTCAGTGAACGGCGGGCTTATATCTTTGGAATACACTTACCAGACAATTTCCTCATGTAA
- the LOC103494963 gene encoding TMV resistance protein N-like isoform X2 translates to MGSSVVRVGSSFSDPNCNYDYDVFFSFRGEDTRSNFISHLHMALRLKEVNVFIDDKLKRGEQISESLLKSIERSRLSLVIFSKDYASSTWCLDELVKIIECKKSKGQAVLPVFYKVDPSEVRKQTDWFGEALAKHEANKLLTNKIQPWKEALTFAAGLSGWDLANSKDEAELIQEIVKRVLSIVNPMQLLHVAKHPVGVNSRLRKIEELVSHIGFEGVNMVGMYGIGGIGKTTLAKALYNKIATQFEGSCFLLDVRREASKHGLIQLQKTLLNEILKEDLKVVNCDKGINIIRSRLCSKKVLIVLDDVDHRDQLEALVGERDWFCQGSKIIVTTRNKHLLSSHGFDEIHNILGLNEDKAIELFSWHAFKKNHPSSNYFDLSERVTSYCKGHPLALVVLGSFLCNRDQVEWCSILDEFENSLNKDIKDILQLSFDGLEDKVKDIFLDISCLLVGEKVEYVKDTLSACHVNLDFGIIVLMDLSLITIENDQVQMHDLIKQMGHKIVCGESLELGKRSRLWLEKDVLEVFSSNSGTSAIKAIKLEFHNPTRLIVDPQAFRNLKNLRLLIVRNARFCAKIKYLPESLKWIEWHGFSQPSLPSHFIVKNLVGLDLQHSFIKDFGNRLKVGEWLKHVNLSYSTSLKKIPDFSAASNLEKLYLRDCTNLRTIHRSIFCLVKLTLLCLSGCCMIKKLPTSCFKLWSLKHLDLSGCTKLEKIPDFSSALNLEILHLSRCTNLRTIHNSVFSLHKLISLYLDFCSTLKTLPTSCFMLTSLNTLTLYSCQKLEEVPDLSSASNLNSLNVEKCTNLRGIHESIGSLDRLQTLVSRKCTNLVKLPSILRLKSLKHLDLSWCSKLESFPIIDENMKSLRFLDLSFTAIKDLPSSIGYLTELPRLNLGNCTSLISLPKTISLLMSLLDLELRNCRSLQEIPNLPQNIQNLDAYGCELLTKSPDNIVDIISQKQDLTLGEISREFLLMGVEIPKWFSYKTTSNLDWNKVVVLFEVDDEVNLSIRSYGVHVTEEFNGTQTDVKWPVVNYGDFYQPEKLQNLDIEDILVKRLFDELSYLSNCKAVLHAGSYDPIVITDSNIQPMIFPLHVTYSGYTVISGMEGMGKTALANSLRNKFKRKDNSNWGQCLNDSSRFYLLQGRKSRIFSGYANPSKRRISSKRYYYITFVNLDVIEAQNVNAWFTAQRWIICCSPLESLRRCSHFVITSVDPSLWHTCGVDDVLSSTFQKKFSERRAYIFGIHLPDNFLM, encoded by the exons ATGGGTTCTTCTGTTGTTCGAGTTGGATCATCTTTTTCTGATCCTAACTGCAATTATGATTATGATGTGTTTTTTAGTTTTAGAGGAGAGGATACTCGCTCCAATTTCATCAGTCATCTTCATATGGCCTTGCGTCTAAAAGAAGTCAATGTTTTCATAGACGACAAACTCAAAAGGGGTGAGCAAATTTCTGAGTCTCTTCTTAAATCTATAGAGCGATCTAGACTTTCCCTCGTTATTTTCTCAAAAGATTATGCATCTTCAACTTGGTGTTTGGATGAACTGGTGAAAATAATTGAGTGTAAGAAATCCAAAGGACAAGCAGTTTTGCCGGTGTTCTACAAGGTGGATCCGTCTGAAGTTCGAAAACAAACCGATTGGTTTGGGGAAGCATTGGCCAAACATGAAGCTAATAAGTTATTGACCAACAAGATTCAACCATGGAAGGAAGCTTTGACTTTTGCTGCTGGTTTGTCTGGTTGGGATCTAGCAAatag CAAGGATGAGGCTGAACTTATCCAAGAAATTGTTAAACGAGTATTGTCTATAGTAAATCCAATGCAATTACTACATGTAGCCAAACATCCAGTTGGAGTTAATTCTCGACTAAGGAAAATTGAGGAGTTGGTCTCTCATATTGGGTTCGAGGGTGTTAACATGGTGGGGATGTATGGCATTGGAGGCATTGGTAAGACCACTTTGGCTAAGGCTTTGTACAATAAAATTGCTACCCAATTTGAAGGATCCTGCTTTCTACTAGATGTTAGACGAGAAGCTTCAAAGCATGGGCTCATTCAACTACAGAAAACCTTACTCAATGAGATCTTAAAGGAGGATTTGAAGGTTGTCAATTGTGATAAAGGAATTAACATCATAAGGAGTAGACTGTGTTCAAAGAAAGTTCTTATAGTTCTTGACGATGTGGATCATCGTGATCAATTAGAAGCATTGGTTGGTGAGCGCGATTGGTTTTGTCAAGGTAGTAAAATCATTGTGACGACAAGGAATAAACATTTACTTTCTAGTCATGGTTTTGATGAAATACACAATATTCTAGGATTGAATGAAGACAAAGCTATTGAGCTTTTTAGTTggcatgctttcaagaaaaatCATCCATCAAGTAATTATTTCGACCTTTCAGAACGTGTTACAAGTTATTGTAAAGGTCATCCTTTGGCTCTCGTTGTTTTGGGTTCTTTCCTTTGTAACAGAGATCAAGTAGAATGGTGTAGTATTTTAGATGAATTTGAAAACTCTTTGAACAAAGATATCAAAGATATTCTTCAATTAAGTTTTGATGGGCTCGAAGACAAAGTAAAGGATATCTTTCTTGATATTTCTTGTTTACTTGTGGGAGAGAAAGTTGAGTACGTTAAGGATACGTTGAGTGCATGCCATGTAAATCTAGATTTTGGAATTATAGTACTCATGGATCTTTCACTTATTACGATTGAAAATGACCAAGTGCAAATGCATGATTTAATAAAACAGATGGGTCATAAAATAGTTTGTGGTGAATCTCTTGAGCTTGGAAAAAGGAGTAGATTATGGTTGGAGAAAGACGTTTTGGAGGTGTTTAGTAGCAATTCA GGAACAAGTGCAATTAAAGCCATAAAATTGGAGTTCCATAATCCCACAAGGCTAATTGTAGATCCACAAGCTTTTAGAAACCTGAAAAATTTGAGATTGCTTATCGTTCGAAATGCAAGATTTTGTGCAAAGATAAAGTACCTTCCCGAAAGCTTAAAGTGGATTGAGTGGCATGGATTTTCTCAACCATCTTTGCCTTCGCACTTCATTGTGAAAAATCTTGTTGGACTAGATTTGCAACATAGCTTCATCAAAGACTTTGGGAACAGACTTAAG GTTGGTGAATGGTTGAAGCATGTTAATCTTAGCTATTCTACGTCATTGAAGAAAATTCCCGATTTCTCTGCGGCATCGAACCTTGAAAAATTGTACTTAAGGGATTGCACAAATTTAAGAACAATTCATAGGTCCATTTTTTGTCTTGTGAAGCTTACTCTCCTGTGCCTTAGTGGTTGCTGTATGATTAAAAAACTTCCGACAAGTTGTTTCAAGTTATGGTCTCTTAAACATTTGGATCTCTCTGGTTGCACAAAACTTGAGAAAATTCCAGACTTTTCCTCTGCATTAAACCTCGAAATTTTGCATCTCAGTCGATGCACAAATTTGAGAACAATACATAACTCTGTTTTTTCTCTTCATAAGCTCATTTCCCTATATCTTGACTTTTGTTCCACTCTTAAAACGCTTCCAACAAGCTGCTTCATGTTAACGTCTCTCAACACTTTGACTCTTTATTCCTGTCAAAAACTTGAGGAAGTTCCAGACTTGTCCTCCGCATCAAACCTTAACAGTTTGAATGTCGAAAAATGCACAAATTTAAGAGGGATTCATGAGTCTATTGGATCATTGGATAGGCTTCAAACTTTGGTCTCTAGGAAATGCACTAACCTTGTAAAGCTTCCAAGCATCCTCCGGTTAAAGTCTCTGAAGCATTTAGATCTTTCCTGGTGTAGTAAGCTTGAAAGTTTCCCAATAATTGATGAAAACATGAAATCTTTAAGGTTTCTGGATTTGAGTTTTACTGCAATAAAAGATTTACCTTCATCAATTGGATATCTTACCGAGCTCCCTCGATTAAACCTTGGCAATTGCACAAGCCTCATCTCCCTTCCCAAAACAATTTCTTTGTTAATGTCCTTGTTGGATCTTGAATTAAGGAATTGCAGGTCTCTTCAAGAAATTCCAAACCTTCCTCAAAATATACAGAATTTGGATGCCTATGGCTGTGAATTGTTGACTAAAAGTCCAGATAACATTGTGGATATAATATCACAAAAACAG GACCTCACATTGGGTGAGATTTCAAGAGAGTTCTTATTAATGGGCGTTGAGATTCCAAAATGGTTCAGCTATAAGACTACATCAAATTTG GATTGGAATAAAGTTGTGGTTCTGTTTGAAGTTGATGATGAGGTTAATCTGAGTATAAGAAGCTATGGTGTCCATGTCACTGAAGAGTTCAATGGGACACAAACAGATGTCAAGTGGCCAGTGGTAAATTATGGTGATTTTTATCAACCGGAGAAATTGCAAAATCT GGATATTGAGGATATTCTTGTCAAACGTTTATTTGATGAACTCTCCTACTTGTCAAATTGCAAAGCAGTGTTGCATGCAGGAAGTTATGATCCAATAGTAATAACCGATTCCAACATACAACCTATGATTTTCCCATTGCATGTAACATATAGTGGTTATACAGTGATAAGCGGAATGGAAGGCATGGGAAAAACTGCACTCGCAAATTCTCTacgcaacaaatttaaaaggaAAGATAACAGCAATTGGGGACAATGTTTAAATGATTCTTCAAGATTTTACTTGCTCCAAGGAAGAAAATCCCGTATATTTTCAGGATATGCGAACCCCAGTAAGCGACGAATATCCTCCAAAAGGTATTATTACATAACCTTTGTAAATTTGGATGTTATAGAAGCTCAAAATGTAAATGCATGGTTTACGGCACAACGTTGGATTATATGTTGTTCTCCCCTTGAAAGTTTACGAAGATGTAGCCATTTTGTTATTACAAGTGTTGACCCATCCTTATGGCACACCTGTGGGGTTGATGACGTCCTCAGCTCAACGTTTCAAAAAAAATTCAGTGAACGGCGGGCTTATATCTTTGGAATACACTTACCAGACAATTTCCTCATGTAA
- the LOC103494963 gene encoding disease resistance protein RPV1-like isoform X3 encodes MGSSVVRVGSSFSDPNCNYDYDVFFSFRGEDTRSNFISHLHMALRLKEVNVFIDDKLKRGEQISESLLKSIERSRLSLVIFSKDYASSTWCLDELVKIIECKKSKGQAVLPVFYKVDPSEVRKQTDWFGEALAKHEANKLLTNKIQPWKEALTFAAGLSGWDLANSKDEAELIQEIVKRVLSIVNPMQLLHVAKHPVGVNSRLRKIEELVSHIGFEGVNMVGMYGIGGIGKTTLAKALYNKIATQFEGSCFLLDVRREASKHGLIQLQKTLLNEILKEDLKVVNCDKGINIIRSRLCSKKVLIVLDDVDHRDQLEALVGERDWFCQGSKIIVTTRNKHLLSSHGFDEIHNILGLNEDKAIELFSWHAFKKNHPSSNYFDLSERVTSYCKGHPLALVVLGSFLCNRDQVEWCSILDEFENSLNKDIKDILQLSFDGLEDKVKDIFLDISCLLVGEKVEYVKDTLSACHVNLDFGIIVLMDLSLITIENDQVQMHDLIKQMGHKIVCGESLELGKRSRLWLEKDVLEVFSSNSGTSAIKAIKLEFHNPTRLIVDPQAFRNLKNLRLLIVRNARFCAKIKYLPESLKWIEWHGFSQPSLPSHFIVKNLVGLDLQHSFIKDFGNRLKVGEWLKHVNLSYSTSLKKIPDFSAASNLEKLYLRDCTNLRTIHRSIFCLVKLTLLCLSGCCMIKKLPTSCFKLWSLKHLDLSGCTKLEKIPDFSSALNLEILHLSRCTNLRTIHNSVFSLHKLISLYLDFCSTLKTLPTSCFMLTSLNTLTLYSCQKLEEVPDLSSASNLNSLNVEKCTNLRGIHESIGSLDRLQTLVSRKCTNLVKLPSILRLKSLKHLDLSWCSKLESFPIIDENMKSLRFLDLSFTAIKDLPSSIGYLTELPRLNLGNCTSLISLPKTISLLMSLLDLELRNCRSLQEIPNLPQNIQNLDAYGCELLTKSPDNIVDIISQKQDLTLGEISREFLLMGVEIPKWFSYKTTSNLSTCG; translated from the exons ATGGGTTCTTCTGTTGTTCGAGTTGGATCATCTTTTTCTGATCCTAACTGCAATTATGATTATGATGTGTTTTTTAGTTTTAGAGGAGAGGATACTCGCTCCAATTTCATCAGTCATCTTCATATGGCCTTGCGTCTAAAAGAAGTCAATGTTTTCATAGACGACAAACTCAAAAGGGGTGAGCAAATTTCTGAGTCTCTTCTTAAATCTATAGAGCGATCTAGACTTTCCCTCGTTATTTTCTCAAAAGATTATGCATCTTCAACTTGGTGTTTGGATGAACTGGTGAAAATAATTGAGTGTAAGAAATCCAAAGGACAAGCAGTTTTGCCGGTGTTCTACAAGGTGGATCCGTCTGAAGTTCGAAAACAAACCGATTGGTTTGGGGAAGCATTGGCCAAACATGAAGCTAATAAGTTATTGACCAACAAGATTCAACCATGGAAGGAAGCTTTGACTTTTGCTGCTGGTTTGTCTGGTTGGGATCTAGCAAatag CAAGGATGAGGCTGAACTTATCCAAGAAATTGTTAAACGAGTATTGTCTATAGTAAATCCAATGCAATTACTACATGTAGCCAAACATCCAGTTGGAGTTAATTCTCGACTAAGGAAAATTGAGGAGTTGGTCTCTCATATTGGGTTCGAGGGTGTTAACATGGTGGGGATGTATGGCATTGGAGGCATTGGTAAGACCACTTTGGCTAAGGCTTTGTACAATAAAATTGCTACCCAATTTGAAGGATCCTGCTTTCTACTAGATGTTAGACGAGAAGCTTCAAAGCATGGGCTCATTCAACTACAGAAAACCTTACTCAATGAGATCTTAAAGGAGGATTTGAAGGTTGTCAATTGTGATAAAGGAATTAACATCATAAGGAGTAGACTGTGTTCAAAGAAAGTTCTTATAGTTCTTGACGATGTGGATCATCGTGATCAATTAGAAGCATTGGTTGGTGAGCGCGATTGGTTTTGTCAAGGTAGTAAAATCATTGTGACGACAAGGAATAAACATTTACTTTCTAGTCATGGTTTTGATGAAATACACAATATTCTAGGATTGAATGAAGACAAAGCTATTGAGCTTTTTAGTTggcatgctttcaagaaaaatCATCCATCAAGTAATTATTTCGACCTTTCAGAACGTGTTACAAGTTATTGTAAAGGTCATCCTTTGGCTCTCGTTGTTTTGGGTTCTTTCCTTTGTAACAGAGATCAAGTAGAATGGTGTAGTATTTTAGATGAATTTGAAAACTCTTTGAACAAAGATATCAAAGATATTCTTCAATTAAGTTTTGATGGGCTCGAAGACAAAGTAAAGGATATCTTTCTTGATATTTCTTGTTTACTTGTGGGAGAGAAAGTTGAGTACGTTAAGGATACGTTGAGTGCATGCCATGTAAATCTAGATTTTGGAATTATAGTACTCATGGATCTTTCACTTATTACGATTGAAAATGACCAAGTGCAAATGCATGATTTAATAAAACAGATGGGTCATAAAATAGTTTGTGGTGAATCTCTTGAGCTTGGAAAAAGGAGTAGATTATGGTTGGAGAAAGACGTTTTGGAGGTGTTTAGTAGCAATTCA GGAACAAGTGCAATTAAAGCCATAAAATTGGAGTTCCATAATCCCACAAGGCTAATTGTAGATCCACAAGCTTTTAGAAACCTGAAAAATTTGAGATTGCTTATCGTTCGAAATGCAAGATTTTGTGCAAAGATAAAGTACCTTCCCGAAAGCTTAAAGTGGATTGAGTGGCATGGATTTTCTCAACCATCTTTGCCTTCGCACTTCATTGTGAAAAATCTTGTTGGACTAGATTTGCAACATAGCTTCATCAAAGACTTTGGGAACAGACTTAAG GTTGGTGAATGGTTGAAGCATGTTAATCTTAGCTATTCTACGTCATTGAAGAAAATTCCCGATTTCTCTGCGGCATCGAACCTTGAAAAATTGTACTTAAGGGATTGCACAAATTTAAGAACAATTCATAGGTCCATTTTTTGTCTTGTGAAGCTTACTCTCCTGTGCCTTAGTGGTTGCTGTATGATTAAAAAACTTCCGACAAGTTGTTTCAAGTTATGGTCTCTTAAACATTTGGATCTCTCTGGTTGCACAAAACTTGAGAAAATTCCAGACTTTTCCTCTGCATTAAACCTCGAAATTTTGCATCTCAGTCGATGCACAAATTTGAGAACAATACATAACTCTGTTTTTTCTCTTCATAAGCTCATTTCCCTATATCTTGACTTTTGTTCCACTCTTAAAACGCTTCCAACAAGCTGCTTCATGTTAACGTCTCTCAACACTTTGACTCTTTATTCCTGTCAAAAACTTGAGGAAGTTCCAGACTTGTCCTCCGCATCAAACCTTAACAGTTTGAATGTCGAAAAATGCACAAATTTAAGAGGGATTCATGAGTCTATTGGATCATTGGATAGGCTTCAAACTTTGGTCTCTAGGAAATGCACTAACCTTGTAAAGCTTCCAAGCATCCTCCGGTTAAAGTCTCTGAAGCATTTAGATCTTTCCTGGTGTAGTAAGCTTGAAAGTTTCCCAATAATTGATGAAAACATGAAATCTTTAAGGTTTCTGGATTTGAGTTTTACTGCAATAAAAGATTTACCTTCATCAATTGGATATCTTACCGAGCTCCCTCGATTAAACCTTGGCAATTGCACAAGCCTCATCTCCCTTCCCAAAACAATTTCTTTGTTAATGTCCTTGTTGGATCTTGAATTAAGGAATTGCAGGTCTCTTCAAGAAATTCCAAACCTTCCTCAAAATATACAGAATTTGGATGCCTATGGCTGTGAATTGTTGACTAAAAGTCCAGATAACATTGTGGATATAATATCACAAAAACAG GACCTCACATTGGGTGAGATTTCAAGAGAGTTCTTATTAATGGGCGTTGAGATTCCAAAATGGTTCAGCTATAAGACTACATCAAATTTG AGTACATGTGGTTAG